One window from the genome of Diospyros lotus cultivar Yz01 chromosome 11, ASM1463336v1, whole genome shotgun sequence encodes:
- the LOC127813675 gene encoding transcription factor GLABRA 3-like, with protein sequence MDYRVPENLRRHLAYAVRSIQWSYAIFWAISSRHQGMLKWGEGYYNGDIKTRKTVQAMEVNEDQLGLERSEQLRELYESLSAGESSSSPQSRRPSAALSPEDLTNTEWFYLVCMSFFFNIGQGLPGRTLANGQPIWLCNAHYADSRVFSRSLLAKSASVQTVACFPFSGGVIEIGVTELVPEDLGLIQHIRTSFLGIPCPVPQISTYSKPNQEILHTNFDAIVECEDVKVCSPHSSSNRLGLTQQAEELLMADDLNEGASQVQSWQLMDDEVSYCDHNSMSSIDCISQTWVNCEKVREKENENDGFLLDIQEDNQMKLTSMDLQADDIHYHTVVSTLLKSSHQLILGPNFRKLHHKSSFVRWKKGGFEGTQLPQSGAASQRLLKKVLFEVARMPGGCWVESREDYGGSDGLWRPQVDSVESTHALAERRRRGKLNEKFVVLGSLVPSTSKADKASILDNAIEYVKELKRKVEELNSFREPANQEARTKRKPQDITERTSDNYGDNSKRFLTNKHKATNCIVVEDEDNSTDNVTVSMAEKGVLIEIRCPWREWLLLEIMNAISRLHLDPSSVQSTNIDGILSLTIKSKFKGSAVGSLRIIRQALQRAVDKC encoded by the exons atGGACTATAGAGTGCCAGAAAACCTGAGAAGACACCTTGCTTATGCTGTGAGAAGCATTCAGTGGAGCTATGCAATTTTCTGGGCCATTTCATCCAGGCATCAAGG GATGTTGAAATGGGGGGAAGGGTATTACAATGGGGATATCAAGACAAGGAAAACAGTTCAAGCCATGGAAGTGAATGAAGATCAGCTGGGGCTGGAGAGGAGTGAGCAGCTGAGAGAGCTGTATGAGTCACTGTCAGCAGGTGAAAGCAGCAGTAGCCCCCAATCCAGAAGGCCATCCGCTGCATTGTCCCCTGAAGATCTCACCAACACTGAGTGGTTCTACTTGGTTTGCATGTCATTCTTCTTCAACATTGGCCAAGG TTTGCCAGGAAGAACACTAGCAAATGGCCAGCCCATCTGGCTGTGCAATGCTCATTATGCAGACAGCAGAGTGTTCAGTCGATCTCTTCTCGCAAAG AGTGCATCTGTTCAG ACCGTGGCATGCTTCCCTTTTTCGGGCGGCGTCATTGAGATCGGGGTGACAGAGCTG GTTCCTGAAGATCTGGGCTTGATTCAGCACATCAGAACTTCATTTCTGGGCATCCCATGCCCAGTTCCCCAGATTTCTACCTATTCCAAGCCTAACCAGGAGATTCTTCACACCAATTTTGATGCCATTGTTGAGTGTGAAGATGTGAAAGTCTGTTCACCTCATAGCAGCTCTAACCGGCTTGGGCTCACTCAGCAGGCCGAGGAGTTGCTCATGGCGGATGACCTAAACGAGGGAGCCTCTCAGGTTCAAAGCTGGCAACTCATGGACGACGAAGTCAGCTACTGCGACCACAATTCAATGAGTTCCATCGACTGCATATCTCAAACCTGGGTGAACTGTGAAAAGgtcagagagaaagaaaatgaaaacgaTGGGTTTCTACTGGACATACAAGAAGACAACCAGATGAAACTCACTTCAATGGATCTTCAAGCAGATGATATCCATTACCATACAGTTGTTTCAACTCTGCTGAAGAGCTCCCACCAGTTGATTTTGGGGCCAAATTTTCGTAAACTTCACCACAAATCCAGCTTTGTAAGATGGAAGAAAGGAGGTTTTGAGGGTACTCAGCTGCCTCAAAGTGGAGCTGCTTCACAGAGACTATTGAAGAAAGTGCTATTTGAAGTTGCCCGGATGCCAGGCGGTTGTTGGGTTGAATCTAGAGAAGATTATGGAGGAAGCGACGGACTCTGGCGACCACAGGTCGACAGCGTCGAATCGACCCATGCGCTGGCCGAGAGGAGGCGACGAGGAAAACTGAATGAAAAGTTTGTGGTTCTTGGATCGTTGGTCCCTTCTACTAGCAAG GCTGACAAAGCGTCCATATTAGATAATGCAATAGAATATGTAAAAGAGCTCAAGAGAAAGGTTGAAGAATTAAACTCTTTCAGGGAGCCTGCAAATCAAGAAGCAAGAACAAAAAGGAAGCCTCAAGATATCACAGAAAGAACATCCGATAACTATGGCGACAACAGCAAGAGGTTCCTCACAAACAAGCACAAAGCTACCAACTGCATTGTAGTGGAAGATGAAGATAATTCAACAGATAATGTAACTGTCAGTATGGCCGAGAAGGGAGTTTTGATCGAGATTAGATGCCCCTGGAGGGAGTGGCTGCTGCTTGAGATTATGAACGCGATCAGCCGGCTTCATCTAGATCCCAGCTCGGTTCAATCGACCAACATTGATGGGATTCTCTCCTTGACCATCAAATCCAAG TTCAAGGGATCTGCAGTCGGATCGTTGAGAATTATCAGGCAAGCACTTCAGAGAGCAGTTGACAAGTGTTGA